From a single bacterium genomic region:
- a CDS encoding tetratricopeptide repeat protein, whose amino-acid sequence MPAQIKPSSRLYESCKWPVGIFAAALIIRIVNLTFLSANDPSFYYPQVDSLWHHSWALDILNNSFWGSEVFFRAPLYPYFLAFIYAISGGSIFFAKVVQAVGGAIICVLIYQLGKSAFTETTARISGLIAVFYGPLIFYESELLLEWLAILFALTMLLVLLRSRESVSLQSVAFAGLLGGLSAITRPNILIVFPLIAFWIIATNARVAPLRRRLLSAAVFALGVIACVLPVTIRNYVVAGDFVLISSQGGVNLHLANNSEADGLTMVMPEINLNLSIPWSEFVDTTTAYAESGVGRTLKPSEVSEFWGDRAWSYILEHPVDFLSLTGKRIVYLFSGFENPDQADLYRFSENSPILAVTVFDRFITFPFGIIAPLALIGIALGWRERRRISLLYIFLLGYIPTIVLFLVTSRHRLAVVVILIIFAGYTLERAWQMWQRNKRVALAILAINFVALAALLNHNWFDLGYDNPAQFHYQRGLVFEKQGDLNSAIAEYREATKYQQLPEALNNLGYALSKSGDMNGAYQTLHQAIQSRPNYTDAITNLGLLFLNRNELDSAEFYLNFARRSDPNLPQVYLNLGDLHQRRGNAAEAESILQIGIATAPRFVPLYNSLANLYLKQGRDSEARPLLEQAIAIDPAYAAGHVNLANILLNAQDYVSAKRHYQAAIGINPGLKPAHMNLALLYLRINQPDSARSCFEAVVKIDPNDRQARDALQKLPR is encoded by the coding sequence AAGCCATCATCACGGCTCTACGAAAGCTGCAAATGGCCGGTGGGTATCTTTGCCGCAGCTCTCATAATTCGAATTGTCAATCTGACATTTTTGTCCGCTAACGATCCATCGTTCTACTACCCGCAGGTTGATTCGTTGTGGCATCACTCGTGGGCGCTCGACATCCTGAATAACAGTTTCTGGGGGAGCGAGGTATTCTTTCGAGCGCCACTCTACCCCTACTTTTTGGCGTTTATCTACGCGATTTCCGGCGGAAGCATCTTCTTCGCCAAAGTCGTTCAAGCCGTTGGCGGCGCCATTATCTGCGTTCTAATCTATCAACTTGGCAAGTCAGCTTTCACGGAAACTACCGCTCGCATTTCGGGGCTGATTGCGGTGTTTTACGGTCCGTTAATTTTCTATGAATCGGAACTGCTGCTGGAATGGTTGGCGATTCTCTTCGCACTGACAATGCTCTTGGTTCTATTGCGTTCTCGCGAGTCAGTATCTCTGCAAAGCGTGGCATTTGCCGGACTCCTTGGCGGACTTTCGGCAATCACCCGCCCGAATATTCTGATCGTGTTTCCTCTGATTGCTTTTTGGATAATCGCAACCAATGCTCGAGTTGCTCCACTGCGTCGACGACTACTCAGTGCCGCCGTATTTGCGCTTGGAGTCATCGCCTGTGTCTTGCCGGTCACAATCCGCAACTATGTCGTCGCCGGCGATTTCGTCCTAATCTCATCGCAGGGCGGCGTGAATCTCCATTTGGCCAACAATTCCGAAGCTGACGGCTTGACCATGGTGATGCCTGAGATCAACTTGAACCTTTCTATCCCCTGGTCGGAGTTTGTAGACACGACGACCGCCTATGCTGAATCAGGCGTGGGGCGTACTCTGAAACCCTCCGAGGTCTCGGAATTCTGGGGTGATCGCGCGTGGAGCTACATCCTCGAACATCCAGTCGATTTCCTTTCATTGACCGGTAAGCGCATCGTCTATCTGTTCTCGGGCTTCGAAAACCCGGATCAGGCCGACCTGTATCGCTTTAGCGAGAACTCCCCTATTCTTGCTGTTACCGTATTCGATAGATTCATCACGTTCCCTTTCGGAATAATTGCGCCGTTGGCATTGATTGGAATTGCTCTGGGATGGCGGGAGCGCCGAAGAATTTCCCTGCTTTACATTTTTCTTCTCGGCTACATTCCGACAATCGTGCTTTTCTTGGTGACTTCACGGCATCGCCTCGCCGTCGTCGTGATTCTGATTATCTTCGCTGGCTATACTTTGGAGCGGGCTTGGCAAATGTGGCAACGGAATAAGCGAGTTGCTTTGGCGATCCTCGCGATCAACTTCGTAGCCTTGGCTGCCTTACTAAATCACAATTGGTTTGATTTGGGCTATGACAATCCGGCGCAATTTCACTATCAGCGCGGACTCGTCTTTGAGAAACAAGGAGATCTGAATTCCGCAATCGCCGAGTACCGCGAAGCGACCAAATACCAGCAATTGCCAGAAGCGCTCAACAACCTCGGCTATGCTTTGTCGAAATCAGGTGACATGAACGGAGCCTATCAGACTCTGCATCAAGCTATTCAGTCACGCCCCAATTATACCGATGCGATAACCAACTTGGGGTTGTTGTTCTTGAATCGCAATGAGCTTGACAGTGCTGAATTCTACCTCAACTTCGCACGTCGAAGCGATCCTAATCTCCCACAGGTGTACCTGAATCTTGGCGATCTCCATCAACGTCGCGGAAATGCGGCCGAAGCAGAGTCAATCCTTCAAATCGGAATCGCAACAGCGCCGCGCTTCGTGCCACTCTACAATTCATTGGCAAATCTCTATCTCAAACAAGGCAGAGACAGCGAAGCCCGGCCTTTGCTCGAACAAGCAATTGCCATTGACCCTGCCTATGCGGCCGGTCATGTCAATCTTGCGAATATTCTCTTGAATGCTCAGGACTATGTCTCAGCGAAGCGCCACTATCAAGCGGCGATTGGAATCAACCCCGGGCTTAAGCCGGCGCACATGAATCTCGCACTGCTTTACTTGCGAATAAACCAGCCAGATTCCGCGAGATCGTGTTTTGAAGCTGTTGTGAAAATTGATCCGAACGATCGTCAGGCACGGGATGCTTTGCAGAAACTGCCTCGCTAA